A window of the Vanessa tameamea isolate UH-Manoa-2023 chromosome 22, ilVanTame1 primary haplotype, whole genome shotgun sequence genome harbors these coding sequences:
- the LOC113393610 gene encoding small ribosomal subunit protein uS9: protein MAAVQEARREPIQAVQVFGRKKTATAVAYCKRGHGVLRVNGRPLDLVEPRLLQYKLQEPILLLGKEKFSGVDIRVTVKGGGHVAQVYAIRQAISKALIAFYQKYVDEASKKEIKDILVQYDRSLLVADPRRCEPKKFGGPGARARYQKSYR from the exons ATGGCTGCCGTGCAAGAA GCGAGACGCGAACCAATTCAGGCCGTCCAAGTCTTCGGACGCAAG aaaacCGCAACAGCCGTAGCTTACTGCAAGCGCGGTCATGGAGTACTTCGTGTAAACGGACGTCCGCTAGATTTAGTGGAGCCCCGTCTACTTCAATACAAATTACAGGAGCCTATCCTTCTGCTTGGCAAG GAAAAGTTCTCCGGTGTCGACATCAGAGTCACTGTCAAGGGAGGTGGTCACGTCGCCCAGGTCTACGCCATCAGACAAGCTATTTCCAAGGCTCTTATTGCCTTTTATCAAAAAT aTGTAGATGAAGCATCAAAGAAGGAAATCAAAGATATCCTCGTTCAATACGACAGAAGTTTGTTGGTCGCTGACCCCAGGCGCTGCGAGCCCAAGAAATTCGGTGGTCCAGGTGCTCGTGCCAGATACCAGAAATCTTACCGTTAA